The window GTACATTAGCCTTATGGACAATGGTCACCTTACCCCTCCTAGCCTTAGCCATCTCGAAGGCCACCTTAGCGATCCTTTCACTAGCCCTCCTTGAAATTACCCTTAAGGCAACTGCTACGTCGCCGGTTAACATGTGCTCAGCCCTAACGTAAACATCCTCAGTGTTCTCCCTAACTATCACTAAGTCAACCCCATCCCTAAGCGCCTTAACACCCGGGTATACTTTAGCCGGCCTAATGTTTGCGTAGAGGTCAAGCCCCCTCCTTAATTTAACCACAACATCCCCTGCGCTCTCCCCAACAGGCCCCTTCAATATGGCGTCGGAGGACTCAATTAGGCTCCAGTACCTGCTTGGTAACGCTTCACCATACTTGCTTAAGGCTGAGTCGCCGGCTTCAACATCATGAAGCTCAATGGTTAACCCATACTTAGCCGCAGCAGCCTTAAGGACTCTTAGGGCTGAGTTAACAACCTCAGGGCCTATTCCATCCCCCCTTATCACGGCAACCTTCACGCTGATTCACCGTTAGTCTCCATTAGTACTATCCTTTTAAAGTCCTCCCACGTTAAGCTACTCCCCGAGTCACCCAACTCCTTTATGCGGCGGAGTATCCTCGTGACTAGTTCATTACTGGGCTCAATACCCATCATCTTCAACGCGTACTCCACTGAGTGCCTACCACTATGTTTACCTAGGACTATTCTACGGTTCATACCAACCATGGTGGGGTCAATGGGCTCGTACGTGAGTGGATTATTTAAGATACCGTGCACGTGTATGCCGGATTCATGGGAGAAGGCGTTGACGCCAACTATTGCCTTATTAGGTGGTACAGGTATCTTGAAGAACCTTGACACTGTGTCTGAAACCTCCTTAATCTTATTGAACCTAATCCCAGTATTATAGCCCAGTAGGAATTTAACAGCTGAGGCAATTTCCTCCAATGCCGCATTACCAGCCCTTTCACCAACACCGTTTACTGTACCATGGGCTTGATCAGCCCCAGCTTCTATTGCGGCCACACTATTGGCAACAGCCATACCGAAGTCGTCATGGCAGTGGACACTGAGTAGGTAATTACCCCTCACCCTACTCTTAATTAACCTAACCAGGCTCATAATCCTACTAGGCCACATGACGCCGACCGTGTCAGCTATATCAAGCCTATCAGCCCCAGCATCAACAACACTTTGAAACACGTTGATTAGGAAGTCTAAGTCACTTCTCGTAGCATCCTCCGCACTGAACTCAACGGTTAAACCATGGCTCTTCGCATACTCCACCGCATTAACGGCCGTCTCAATGACCTGGCTCCTACTCATCCTTAACTTATACCTCATATGTATGTCTGATGTTGCTATGAATAAGTGAACCGCCCTCACATCAGCGTCAATCGCCTTATCAATATCAGCCTTATTAGACCTTGATAACGCAATAACCTCAGACTCAGTTACCTCCTTACTAATCATTTTAACAGACTTAAACTCACCTTCACTTACAGATGGGTAACCCGCCTCTATTGAATCAACACCGAGGTCCTCAAGCTTCATTGCTATTATTAACTTCTCCTCAGGTCTTAACGCAACCCCTGGTGTTTGTTCACCATCCCTTAGGGTGGTGTCTAGGAACCTCACGTACCTAACCCCCGTTTCCTTAACGGGGGATTGAATCATTTCTTGAGCAATCTAGACCACCCTAACACCCCCTTCAGTATTGAGTATATAAGTTTTAAGCCTTAGCCAACTGATAAATACTAGGGGTTAGTATCAATAGAGTCTCCTTTTGCTAAGTGAAGGGCTAGTAATTAGAATGAAGCAGATAGATAGTTTAGGGGTAATGCTTAAATAGGGGAACCTAGACACAGTAGTTTAATGAGGTGTTTTATTCTTTACGTACGATAGGGAGGGGCCTTGGAAGGCCCGACATGAAATACGTGAGTTAAATAGAGAAAACAACCAAACTAAGTCAAACCCAAGTGAACTAATGATGGGTGGTTACGGTGGTTAGGGCTGTTGATGCATTAGCTGATGAAGTCGTTAAAATGAACATTAAGGAAGTGTTCGGGATACCGGGTGGCCAAATAATGCCGCTGTTCGATGCATTCTACGGTAAGGACACTAAAATATTCCTCTTTAGGCAT is drawn from Caldivirga sp. and contains these coding sequences:
- a CDS encoding isocitrate/isopropylmalate dehydrogenase family protein, with amino-acid sequence MKVAVIRGDGIGPEVVNSALRVLKAAAAKYGLTIELHDVEAGDSALSKYGEALPSRYWSLIESSDAILKGPVGESAGDVVVKLRRGLDLYANIRPAKVYPGVKALRDGVDLVIVRENTEDVYVRAEHMLTGDVAVALRVISRRASERIAKVAFEMAKARRGKVTIVHKANVLSVTDGLFRTVAKEVALKYPGVTVNEMYIDSAVMDMVRRPQDFDVVLTTNLYGDILSDIAAYVTGSIGLAPSANMGDSKAMFEPVHGAAFDIAGKGVANPTATILCISWMLKWWGGKTGSGNYVTAGEAIERSVLSTLSSGKLTPDLGGGLTTNAFTEEIVAHL
- a CDS encoding 2-isopropylmalate synthase yields the protein MIQSPVKETGVRYVRFLDTTLRDGEQTPGVALRPEEKLIIAMKLEDLGVDSIEAGYPSVSEGEFKSVKMISKEVTESEVIALSRSNKADIDKAIDADVRAVHLFIATSDIHMRYKLRMSRSQVIETAVNAVEYAKSHGLTVEFSAEDATRSDLDFLINVFQSVVDAGADRLDIADTVGVMWPSRIMSLVRLIKSRVRGNYLLSVHCHDDFGMAVANSVAAIEAGADQAHGTVNGVGERAGNAALEEIASAVKFLLGYNTGIRFNKIKEVSDTVSRFFKIPVPPNKAIVGVNAFSHESGIHVHGILNNPLTYEPIDPTMVGMNRRIVLGKHSGRHSVEYALKMMGIEPSNELVTRILRRIKELGDSGSSLTWEDFKRIVLMETNGESA